The Planctomycetota bacterium sequence CGACCCCAGGAGCGTCACGTCCTTCGTCTTCAGGTAAAACATGAACGGGCTCGGGTTGATGACCCGCAGCGCGCGGTACACGTCGATCGGCGCGGCGCCCGACTCGACCCGAAGCCGCTGCGACAGCACCACCTGAAAAATGTCGCCGGCGCGGATGTACTCCTTGCACGCTTCGACGGCCCGCAGAAAGTCGTCGCGCTCGAAGTTCGACTTGAACGGCAGCCGGACCTCCTCGCACCGGACCATGTCCTCGACCTTGAGGGGCGCGGGGCGCCGGAGTCGCTCGCACACGGCGTCGATCCGCTCGCGTGCCGCGTCGTACGCCTTCACCGGTTCCCCGTCGCCGAGGATCGCGTTCGAAACGACCATCACGGTTTTCTGCACGTGGTCGAAAATCACCATCGTGTCGTAGAAGCCGAAGACCATGTCGGGCAGGCCGCGATCGTCCTTCGGGACGTTCGGAAGATTTTCATAGCGGCGGATGATGTCGTACCCGGCGTAGCCGACCGCGCCGCCCGTGAATCGAGGCAGTCCCGACCTGTCGGGATGGTGGACCACCTTGTGGGCGGCGAGGCACTGGGCCAGGCGGGCCAGCGGATCGTCGCACTCGCTCCGCGTCACGCGATCTCCCTGCTGGACCTCCACGCGCCGGCCCCACGCGCGGATGGTCTCGCGCGGACGCACGCCCAGGAAGGTGTACCGCGCGACGCGCTCCAGGCCGACGACGCTCTCCAGGAGGAACCCCTGCCCGTCCTCGTCTAGGAGTTTGTTGAACGC is a genomic window containing:
- the trpE gene encoding anthranilate synthase component I, encoding MYEPTREEFLEMARQGNTIPVYRTLLSDHLTPVLAFNKLLDEDGQGFLLESVVGLERVARYTFLGVRPRETIRAWGRRVEVQQGDRVTRSECDDPLARLAQCLAAHKVVHHPDRSGLPRFTGGAVGYAGYDIIRRYENLPNVPKDDRGLPDMVFGFYDTMVIFDHVQKTVMVVSNAILGDGEPVKAYDAARERIDAVCERLRRPAPLKVEDMVRCEEVRLPFKSNFERDDFLRAVEACKEYIRAGDIFQVVLSQRLRVESGAAPIDVYRALRVINPSPFMFYLKTKDVTLLGSSPEIMVRVEDGEITSRPLAGTRPRGSGAEEDKRLEKELLADPKERAEHVMLVDLARNDVGRVAQYDTVRLSDVMHVERYSHVMHIVSNVTGRLRDGCTALDALRVSVPAGTVSGAPKVRAMEIIDEFEPTKRGPYAGAVGYVDYSGNMDTCIALRTMVLSGGVIDVQAGAGIVADSVPEREYEETLSKARALLLAVQVAERGFGPA